The nucleotide window ATGCAGTTGCAAGCCCCGCATTGGGCGGAAACAATGAAAAGGCCCCCTCGCACATAtggcataaaatataaaagcataAGCAGACTTACATCTTACACATATACGTTCACACAAATGGTGCCATTTTACACGACGGCTTTGTTATCACTGGAGACAGTTGGCACACACGCTCAGCGCATGCCGCAGAGATGCTACCCCCACGTCAATGGGCATGGAACACTGCAAGtggtttttctttccccaaGTGAATGaccaaaagaggaaaaaaaaaacatgaccATCACGTTAGTGCTACGTTGCTGTTCTTCGCTGTCACATGACTGCTGCGAGATTGCCTCGTAAATGCCGCTCAACTCCGCGTAACTCCGCCTGACTGAGCGCAATCAACGGCGGCGCTCCTCAGGCTCGAAACAAAAGGAGGATGAAGACACACCGCCTGCTCCAATATGTTGCGGTTTTGTATTTCGTACTGACGTGTCTCAACCGAGTAAGGAGCGTGGGATAAGAGTGAGGTGGAGGGGAAGTGCCCCTTAAATGTAAACCGCTTCTGGGTTGCAGCTTTTGCCACTTTCTCCCGCGTTACATGGGTTACAGAGTACCTCTTCCTTGGAGGCACAATCACGCGGCGCCCGGAAAGCCCGCTCGAATGTGTAtacgtataaatatatacatatgcgttttcttttttttttttttttccttcccgcAGAGCCACGTGCGGGGCGCCCAGAACAACCGAGACGGCCTGGCCGGCCTGGACGACAACGCCCTGGTGGCCTTCCTCCTGCTTGTGCAGCTGGAGGTCCCGCATTTCCTGGAGCCCCtttcgaaaaaggaaaaatatgaaaaagtGATTGATGGAGCTATATACCTTTTCACCAAAGAGGTGGCCAGAGAAGGGCGGGCGGAGGAACAGAGGGGGTACACTCTCCAGGATGTCCGTCACGTCATCACGGGGGTAAGTCTTACGCAGAGTGGCTAATCGGTTTCGCCGACTCTCCCCAGGGGTGCTCAAGGGAGAGAAGCGGAGAAAATCGGACGATAGAGCAGTTAAGCGAAGCGCGGCGCTTTCCATAACTGttcaataaaaattgtgccaCCATTTGAggaggcctttttttttgttttttcctgcccCACATAGATCGGCACGTGTGTCTCTTGTCCGAATGGAGAATTGTGGGCATTtcacttcttcttttttccctcccccccagctGAACACCCTCCTGAATGACATAAAAAGCGGAAACGAAAGATACTTCACCTGGATGGACTTAATCGCCAATGAATGTTGGAGGGAGGCAGATGGTTGCAGAGCGCTGAGCACGCGGAGCTGCGCACTGTCTGTGCTGAATGCCCTCCCGAGGAAGACTCTACCAGTAACTTGCCGCAGCTGCGTTATGTACGCCTTAAACTACGCCCTGCACTCGAAGCTTTTATTTGCCAACCTGCTACAAGTGCAAAACTGCAATGAAGAGAGGAACCTCAAATTGATAGGCCTCAGCAAGGACGTCGGGTTGGTGAGAGAGTATCGAATCTACCTGAACAGCTTGGAAGCCATTTCTGCCGCAAAAAATGTCAGAAGCCAAGTCCtcattttgcacataaaaaatggaagcaaaCTGGTGGACATGTTAAAGACAGATGGACACGAAAGATTCACACAGGTGATGAGCGACGCCTTGCTGGAGGTGATTAAGAAAAGCATAGGCACTTACACGAAGCATTTAAAGCATGACAGCTCTTttagccaaaatggagaaacaGAAATAAAGTTGGATGGGGCAAATTTAATCTCCCTTACGATAAATGGCTATTTGTACTTGGACCAGACAAGCGGCGAAATTTTGCGCCTCAAAGATTTTGGCCTCTTCTTTGCGGAAGATTCTTTGGAGCAGTTCGTTTCGATGCTAACCGGGGGGAACTTGTTTCTGCAGGTGGAGATGGGgaccccgggggggggagaggtacCACAAAATGGTGACCCACCCCTGGTTGGCGATCCGCCCCAGAATGGTGACCCACCTCAGGCTGGCGATCCGCCCCAAAATAGTGACCCCTTCCCCATTGGGAACCTGCTCACCCTGATCGAGTTCGAGCTGGCCCTCAACTCCTACTTGCACTTGGGGGCGAACTACTTCTCCAAGGCAGAGCTGCTGATGAAGAGGGTCTTTTACGCGGAGGGTCACAACGCGAACGGGGTGTTCAGCTACGGGGCGAACAGAAATGACAGGTCGGACAGGTCGGGCAGATTGGAGGGACTTATGGTGGACAACTTGCTGGCCAGCGCGAAGGGCGCGAAGCTGCGCAGAGCCCAGCAAAGCGGTCACTTGAGAGGTGCCACACGGAAGAACCTCTTCAGCGGCGCGCCCCTAAACGAGCACAGAAAACGAATCGAAGAATTCAAACGGACGCAGCTGGAGCTGATGGACGACCAAAccatcttcttcatcatgcTGGTGAAAAGTCTCCCCGAAAATAAATACACCCAGATGAAGAGCGTCATCGTGGATCTGCTCACCAAGCCAGTCTACTCAAAATCGCTAAAAGGATTTTCCTATAATGATGGCAAAAAGGTTAACAAGGAACTAATCGAAGTCCTGGGGGAGTCCTACAACGACCCAGTAAATAACCTCAAAAGGAGGACGAAGCATTTTGGCTCCAGAattaacaaaagggaaatccAGGCCATCGAAAAGTTAATACAACAGGGATATAAACTAACCCAAATAGCTTTTCACAATTATAGCTCCATACCGCTAAACAGTAGAAAGAGCATCTACTCAGCCGTTAAGATGTTCTCCCTCTTTGAGCATAGGGTACATTACCTGACTGGATGGGATGcacacattttattttccaagaggATATACCCTGAAGATATGGTggagaaaaattacaacgTGTACTCCTATGCACAAAGTGGGGGCAACTACTGGTTCATTATATGCTGCACGGTCATTCCCCTCTTGGTGATTATTTTGTCATTCCTTCTGTACAAGTACTTGTTTCACGATAAGCTCAAgttctccttcctcttcagaaataggaagaacaaaaaacgCAGTAATGGCTCGTCGGGCGGCGCGCACAAGTACTATAGGCACCTCTCTGGGGGCGTGAACTTGTCCAGCGCTCGCCGACAGCACGCGGACCGGGCGGAGCTCCAGCACTTGCTGCGCAGGAGGAATCGCAGGGCGGAGATGAAGGAAAAGCAGCGAGGAAAATAtcgcgcaaaagggggtgaaaaaaacggCGAAAAGAATCGCGAAAaacaaggcaaaaaaaatagttcaAGTAGTAGCGCAAAAACGGACGCAAAGGTGGACAGGACCGGCAGGGCGCACAGACCAACCGGCTCTGCCCACGGCAACGAGGCCGATGGTCGCAACAAATTGGCCGAAGCGACGCACCCGGGAACAACGAAGAAGCGGGAAACCAAGAGCAGTGACTTCTTCATGGAGGAAATCCAGCCCAACTATGATTTCGAGTAGACCGTGCAAAGCCTTGCGGGGAAGAGGGTACCCAACCTGTTTTATAGTTCCACACAGCTAgctaaaatgggaaaagcgTTCCATTTCGCCTGACCGTTCAGTATTtctaggaaaaaaaaaaaaaaaaaaaaaaaaaaaaaccatccAACTAGCCATTTCAACCaatttgctttaattttacCTGGCCGGTGCATGCTGCGCGAACGCAACgttgctttaaaaaaataagcagcCCAATGCTGCAATGATTGCGGGTGTTTTCGCAAAACAGACGGCGCGTACCATTGTGCGCACAGAAAAGGCAACTGTGGTACGCGCCTCATAGCGTAGAGGCAGACATAAAATAACCTTTTCAcctttatgttttttttttcgtttatccGTTGGTCAGCTGCGCTCGAGGAGAAAATCGTTTAACTCGCTTAACGCGCCTAACGCACTTACTCACTTAACACGATTGGGCGCACCCGTGCCGCTGTTCCTCCGCCACTGGTCGTCAATtcaaaaagtaaaaagagCAGAGTTAGTTCCCGTTTTGCGACGGGTTAAAAAtgttctctttttaaaagcGCACACAAgacacatacatacacacggGGAGAAACACACACTTGCGCGCTTTTTTAAACGCTTCATGGGGTGAAAATATGCCAACGTTGttgtgtaaaaatggggcaagGAGTTGAAAGATTTAAAGAGGGTGCCACAGAGGtggggaaaaagcaaagcgTTCTTCACTTGGGTGTACTGCTCCAAGCGGGCACTCCCCCATTCGTCTGCTCTCTCACAGGTACATGCACCCCCCTCTGTCGGGCAGCGGGAGATATACCTAAAAGTAGAGgttctttattttgtccTTTATGTTCGAATCCATGAAGGACTTCTCCAAAGCCCACTCATTCATCTTCATAAAATCTTCGAGGGTAAAATTCAAGTGGGTGTATAACTCCTCGTAATCGTCATTGATGTTGGTGAGGAACATTCCTGGGTCATCCGAATTGACAGAGACCTTCACTCCAGCATCGTACAATTGTCTAATAGGGTGAGTATCCATGgactttgcatttttcagCAGCACATTTGAAATGGGGCAAACTTcaagtaaaatatttttctccttaacCATATCGATTAGTTCTTGCGATTCAGCAACCCTAATTCCGTGTCCAATTCTTTCCACTTTAAGTACTTGTATAGCTGAGTATAGGGTGTTTAAATTTGGGAGAGTCACATCTTCCCCTGCGTGGACAGAAAGAGGCACACCACTTTCTCTCACGTAATCGAAAATTTCTTTATACTCTTTTAAATCTACTTCATGTCCACCGTGATCAAAGCCTACAAAATCTGCCTTATGTTTTAAGCAAAAATCAGCAGAAGCTTTAATGTTTGCTGCTTCATGGCCTGTATCTCCAATGCACATGAGAGCCACGTGAATTTTATGGTCTAACAATTCTACGACTTCCTTTATGCCCTTCACGATCGCTTGGTGAATGAGCTCAATGTCAAGGTTATACTTGAAGGCAACAAACGTTGGAGAGTAACGGAATTCCATCAGGACGACTCCTTctttatatttgttaaacACTGCGTGCTTGGCCAAATCCTCAATCACTTCGTAGTCGTGAAATATATCTGCCACTTTTATTGCCTTTTCGACGAACTCTCCTAAAGACTTCCCTCCTTTTGCAAACAAGTAATAATCTAGCACCTCCTCATCAGATAAATTCGGCtgcaaattatattttcgaATGCAGCTGACGAAGAAGTCTGCGGAGAAGCAGAGGTCCAGATGGCAGTGTAATTCACACTTTGGTATCCTCTTCCAAATTTTgtatctttcctttttgctcatcTGGGATAGGTCGATGTTTTtcagctcctcctttttgaggAAGTCGATGGGTTCTTGCAGGATGTTCATTttggggttagcggcggggggTACTTCTCAGAGGTGGTTTATCGGTGGGGTGTTATACGCTGGCTGGATTACGCAGCTGcttttttgcagtttttttgccgtttttttaCGAATCGTCGTTTTTTCGCTTAAAGGGGCGACTGTGCAGATGGGGATGTCGTCAAAAATTGTGTTGTCGTTTTGGGGGTACCTTCTACAGGCgtgtgactttttttttaagtaacagtgaaaatgaaaatgttgCCAATGCaggtgtaatttttttttttttttgccatgcTGATGATTTATGTATGAAAATGCGGGGGGTGATGTGGCGGCGAGGGTAGGGGGGAGAGCACCCCCTCAAAGGAAGAGCGTAGGAGATAAAAGTAGAGCTCCTTGAGCATTTCGTCAAAGTGGTGTGGCGGTGAAGTGGTGTGCCGTTGAATTGGTGAAGTGAGGAGGTGCATGGCGCCGCGGCAGCGCCAGAGTGGGACAAGCGTCGGGTCCGCCATCGAGGGGCTCCCCCGCCGCAAAGGTGTAGCTCCAttcttttctgtttttcttcacattcTGTTGAACAACGAATGgatgcaaaatggagggggtAAAATAGGGTAACTCTTCCTctaaatttacaatttttttttacgcgccGTGGGGGCATACGGGAGGAAGATTCATCACCCCACATCGTGGTGAAGAGCCACCCACGGGaatacgcattttttttttttttttttttttttctcacattttgGCTTGTGCATTTTGGGGGGTGCGACGTGGAATTCAAGggggtttcttttttgtgttgaTTTTGCCTCTTTTCTGTGGCATCATTTTTCTCCAGCAAAACGATTAAAGAAGTACCTCTGGTGTGACTCCTACATTcgcaaacatttttttattcctccaTTTAATGGCGATAtaggcatttttattttttccctattcgGCCACTTTCCCACGTGAAGTACACCATGCGGCATGTTTGCACGTAGCATATAGGCCTGTTTGCGTGGGGgtatttctcccccctgcgaTGGACACACCCGTTGCGTCTGCCCATAGGACGTCGCGGATGGGCAGCGCGGAAGCGCGGTGGTGCTGGgatggcttttttttttttttcttttcgcgcGATTTCCCTGTagacaaaaaataatcgCCGCAGTTTCCGTGCCTTCGTGTGAGGAGAGGCCTCTCGCGCGGGAAGATTCTTCCATCCCCATTGAGCATTTCCCTCCAAACGAGAAGCGGCTAAACGCAGCATGCGAGGATACACCCCTCCACACACATCATCAGTCGTGATGTGCAGCGCTATTTGCCCAACTTCTCACCATGCAGGAAAACCAGGGGATGAATAACGGAGCGGATGGGGAGACGACAACTCCGGAAGCGAGCGCGGAAGTAGTGGCAAACGCGCAAGTAGTGGCGCACGGGGTTAGTCACCCTGACGGTTGTGTCGATTTGGCGAACGCGACCGTCCAATACAGCGTGTACAGTTCGtgcctgctgctgctgtccGGTCTTCAGCTGCACTTCATGTGCGAAGAGAAAGGcactcagaaaaaaaaaaaaaaaaaagcgggaCATTCGAACGAGGCGTACCCAGAGAACGAAAAGGATAATTACAATGATCAGCAGAAGCAGACGCGGCTTCGTGGAAGGGCCTCTCCGAATTGCCACTTCTTGCGTGACTACGAAATGTACCGTGCAGAGCAGAAAAGGCCCCAACTGAACGACCAAGCGGCGTGTCCCATACcgctttataaaaaaaggtgacGCCCCTGATTGGGGGTGGCCCCAaaagagttaaaaaaaaaaaaaaaaacaaaaaaaacatgcaaaatcgccttttcccttttgagtAAATCACCACGTAGAGGAACACACATATACTGCGCCCATTTCTACACCGCTTAGCTGCTGTACGATACTTTGGCAGTCCCAGGGAAAAGCTAATAGTGTGTGTATTCCCCTCATGTGAGCAGCTGCCAAAGGGGGGTTACGCCAATATGGGGTGCAGTTTTGCTTCCCACTTAGGTGGCACCCCTCATCGTGATGAGGACAATTTTGGGGTATTTACTCGCCCGTTGATTATTTCCCCACAACTCCCGACATGAACTTATTGGAATGCACACCGAAGCAGCAttgggagttttttttttaaaaaaacacgcTCGTCAGTGAGAGCCTACAATTCAGTCAAACACTCCAGTGCGCGCTTCGAATGGAAGGCATGTCTCAGTCCGCGCTGTGTGTCACTTGCGACACTTGGAAGGTTCACCACCTGTGCCACACCTACCATGCTACATTAACATCCTCCCACGGGGGGGTTAAACAGCGCGggtgaaaaatgaatgaaaagcCCCCCGCTGGGTCTACCAGTTGGCGCTGCGAAAGGGGACAAACTGGAAGGAAAGAGGAACAGCCAGCAAGGGTGAAGAGGGAACCAACGTAATGCAAAAGGAAACCAGTGAGGGCCAACGGCACGCTGAAATAAACCAGAGGAGGGCAAGCAGCACGCAAGATAAAcgcgcgcaaaaaaaataccaaacgCAACAGGCGGCTAAAAAGCAaaatcccttttttgccgcttcccttcCCTTCGCCCCCTTCCAGCCTCGAATCTGAAGATACCCAAGCTTCCCCATAATTTACGCCTGGCCAACTCCCCCACCTGCCGCTTTGCACTAAAAACGCAGATGCATCCGTTACCCCCACGCACGgtaccttaaaaaaaaaaaatgctacgTACTCGTGTGCAAGATGCTgcatagtttttttttttttttttttttttgcca belongs to Plasmodium vivax chromosome 6, whole genome shotgun sequence and includes:
- a CDS encoding hypothetical protein, conserved (encoded by transcript PVX_111240A); protein product: MDLIANECWREADGCRALSTRSCALSVLNALPRKTLPVTCRSCVMYALNYALHSKLLFANLLQVQNCNEERNLKLIGLSKDVGLVREYRIYLNSLEAISAAKNVRSQVLILHIKNGSKLVDMLKTDGHERFTQVMSDALLEVIKKSIGTYTKHLKHDSSFSQNGETEIKLDGANLISLTINGYLYLDQTSGEILRLKDFGLFFAEDSLEQFVSMLTGGNLFLQVEMGTPGGGEVPQNGDPPLVGDPPQNGDPPQAGDPPQNSDPFPIGNLLTLIEFELALNSYLHLGANYFSKAELLMKRVFYAEGHNANGVFSYGANRNDRSDRSGRLEGLMVDNLLASAKGAKLRRAQQSGHLRGATRKNLFSGAPLNEHRKRIEEFKRTQLELMDDQTIFFIMLVKSLPENKYTQMKSVIVDLLTKPVYSKSLKGFSYNDGKKVNKELIEVLGESYNDPVNNLKRRTKHFGSRINKREIQAIEKLIQQGYKLTQIAFHNYSSIPLNSRKSIYSAVKMFSLFEHRVHYLTGWDAHILFSKRIYPEDMVEKNYNVYSYAQSGGNYWFIICCTVIPLLVIILSFLLYKYLFHDKLKFSFLFRNRKNKKRSNGSSGGAHKYYRHLSGGVNLSSARRQHADRAELQHLLRRRNRRAEMKEKQRGKYRAKGGEKNGEKNREKQGKKNSSSSSAKTDAKVDRTGRAHRPTGSAHGNEADGRNKLAEATHPGTTKKRETKSSDFFMEEIQPNYDFE
- a CDS encoding adenosine deaminase, putative (encoded by transcript PVX_111245A) → MNILQEPIDFLKKEELKNIDLSQMSKKERYKIWKRIPKCELHCHLDLCFSADFFVSCIRKYNLQPNLSDEEVLDYYLFAKGGKSLGEFVEKAIKVADIFHDYEVIEDLAKHAVFNKYKEGVVLMEFRYSPTFVAFKYNLDIELIHQAIVKGIKEVVELLDHKIHVALMCIGDTGHEAANIKASADFCLKHKADFVGFDHGGHEVDLKEYKEIFDYVRESGVPLSVHAGEDVTLPNLNTLYSAIQVLKVERIGHGIRVAESQELIDMVKEKNILLEVCPISNVLLKNAKSMDTHPIRQLYDAGVKVSVNSDDPGMFLTNINDDYEELYTHLNFTLEDFMKMNEWALEKSFMDSNIKDKIKNLYF
- a CDS encoding hypothetical protein, conserved (encoded by transcript PVX_111250A) codes for the protein MQENQGMNNGADGETTTPEASAEVVANAQVVAHGVSHPDGCVDLANATVQYSVYSSCLLLLSGLQLHFMCEEKGTQKKKKKKAGHSNEAYPENEKDNYNDQQKQTRLRGRASPNCHFLRDYEMYRAEQKRPQLNDQAACPIPLYKKR